A stretch of Planococcus citri chromosome 5, ihPlaCitr1.1, whole genome shotgun sequence DNA encodes these proteins:
- the LOC135847819 gene encoding uncharacterized protein LOC135847819 isoform X2 — MEVIRDIKKVINQALGKENMFGFKTTLANQMYLMYCIIVHLVFSVPWAVTCHNEAQRIINELNSLSEDIDINIDTYKSIEAKFRYVMRKCIHDINNLNRLISTYRGFIEMTASLTLPILLYIEVTHALIAVSPGFPFVIRLREVFVFLIWIQEVYITCWIGAMLEQIATDLSFAVYSTPWYWLKNIRKDVYILLCQSQTPINPRALNVYPLTLATFLRFCNVINSAVNVFLAYTQ, encoded by the exons ATGGAAGTGATCAGAGATATTAAAAAAGTGATCAATCAAGCACTCGGAAAAGAGAATATGTTCGGATTCAAGACAACATTAGCTAATCAGATGTATTTAATGTACTGCATCATCG TGCATCTAGTTTTTTCCGTGCCTTGGGCGGTAACGTGTCATAATGAGGCGCAACGCATAATCAACGAGTTGAATTCGTTAAGTGAAGATATTGACATCAATATCGACACTTATAAAAGTATCGAAGCAAAATTCAGATACGTGATGAGAAAATGCATACACGATATAAACAATCTCAACAG attaaTTTCAACGTACAGAGGCTTTATTGAAATGACCGCCAGTCTCACCCTTCCCATTTTACTGTACATTGAAGTTACCCACGCTTTGATCGCTGTATCG CCAGGTTTCCCATTCGTAATCAGATTGAGGGAAGTTTTCGTTTTCCTCATCTGGATTCAAGAAGTCTACATAACATGTTGGATTGGGGCTATGTTGGAACAAATT GCAACAGACTTATCATTCGCTGTATATTCTACACCATGGTATTGGTTGAAAAACATTCGTAAAGACGTTTACATACTTCTATGCCAATCACAAACACCAATCAATCCACGAGCTTTGAATGTTTATCCACTCACATTGGCAACATTTCTGCGATTTTGCAACGTTATCAATTCCGCAGTGAATGTTTTTCTGGCATACACACAATAA
- the LOC135847819 gene encoding uncharacterized protein LOC135847819 isoform X1 has product MEVIRDIKKVINQALGKENMFGFKTTLANQMYLMYCIIGNVYYIDKIHKKTKLAWFWIVYIACLPVVVSILMYIAYGRQTGDLVLLIYTTFLFMVGSLELFVKPAIAVFWYGSNIHQMILIADKILSTTSSTTHASNKYLDAKKIIRNILIAVTITIVAYVSVTFMDVIFFYQEEKVKNNMYYLAPLSGLEQFASFKFYVIYHFIFYGTTCGFLIIVVVHLVFSVPWAVTCHNEAQRIINELNSLSEDIDINIDTYKSIEAKFRYVMRKCIHDINNLNRLISTYRGFIEMTASLTLPILLYIEVTHALIAVSPGFPFVIRLREVFVFLIWIQEVYITCWIGAMLEQIATDLSFAVYSTPWYWLKNIRKDVYILLCQSQTPINPRALNVYPLTLATFLRFCNVINSAVNVFLAYTQ; this is encoded by the exons ATGGAAGTGATCAGAGATATTAAAAAAGTGATCAATCAAGCACTCGGAAAAGAGAATATGTTCGGATTCAAGACAACATTAGCTAATCAGATGTATTTAATGTACTGCATCATCGGTAACGTATATTACATCgataaaatacacaaaaaaaccAAACTTGCATGGTTCTGGATTGTTTACATAGCATGTTTACCAGTTGTCGTTTCCATATTAATGTACATAGCTTATGGTAGACAAACCGGTGACTTGGTGTTGCTGATTTACACGACATTTTTATTCATGGTGGGTTCATTGGAATTATTTGTGAAACCTGCAATCGCAGTGTTTTGGTATGGAAGCAACATACATCAAATGATTTTGATAGCTGATAAAATATTGTCGACAACATCATCAACCACGCATGCATCCAATAAATATCtggatgcaaaaaaaattataaggaATATATTAATCGCAGTTACAATAACAATTGTAGCATACGTATCAGTCACTTTTATggatgtgatatttttttatcaagaagaaaaagtcaaaaataacATGTATTACTTAGCACCACTTTCTGGACTTGAACAGTTTGCgtcatttaaattttatgtaatttatcACTTCATTTTTTACGGCACAACGTGCGGTTTTTTGATCATTGTCGTAGTGCATCTAGTTTTTTCCGTGCCTTGGGCGGTAACGTGTCATAATGAGGCGCAACGCATAATCAACGAGTTGAATTCGTTAAGTGAAGATATTGACATCAATATCGACACTTATAAAAGTATCGAAGCAAAATTCAGATACGTGATGAGAAAATGCATACACGATATAAACAATCTCAACAG attaaTTTCAACGTACAGAGGCTTTATTGAAATGACCGCCAGTCTCACCCTTCCCATTTTACTGTACATTGAAGTTACCCACGCTTTGATCGCTGTATCG CCAGGTTTCCCATTCGTAATCAGATTGAGGGAAGTTTTCGTTTTCCTCATCTGGATTCAAGAAGTCTACATAACATGTTGGATTGGGGCTATGTTGGAACAAATT GCAACAGACTTATCATTCGCTGTATATTCTACACCATGGTATTGGTTGAAAAACATTCGTAAAGACGTTTACATACTTCTATGCCAATCACAAACACCAATCAATCCACGAGCTTTGAATGTTTATCCACTCACATTGGCAACATTTCTGCGATTTTGCAACGTTATCAATTCCGCAGTGAATGTTTTTCTGGCATACACACAATAA
- the LOC135847881 gene encoding uncharacterized protein LOC135847881, giving the protein MANYLRSFDYVSAESYIAKIREFNRFEKAKANFAHQPSSSPPSSTATNQTANSTPNPPPSMLLWRNENAQNRRSSSASPPPNTNQPPSPNDNSANRCYNCFQVTNHMARNCPELKRPKYCSICKTEGHSRTECMTPKPNTEPPKPNIEKSVNIAAAASVTPSPSVENKYIKTSFINDTKIPESMIDPGSHICIVRASVAIRASSTIEKCRDRIYGVGQLETGTEVLGKIKAAVTVDKVTVKNVEILIVPDAVIPAPFLIGQNWTESPSVTYLKV; this is encoded by the coding sequence ATGGCGAACTATTTACGTTCCTTTGATTACGTCTCCGCTGAATCTTACATTGCTAAGATTCGCGAATTCAATCGTTTCGAGAAGGCGAAAGCGAATTTCGCCCATCAACCGAGTTCCAGTCCGCCGAGTTCCACTGCAACAAATCAGACTGCGAACTCTACACCGAATCCGCCGCCGAGTATGTTATTGTGGAGAAATGAAAACGCTCAGAACCGCCGGTCGTCATCCGCAAGTCCGCCGCCGAATACAAACCAACCGCCGTCACCGAACGATAATTCCGCTAACCGATGTTATAACTGTTTCCAAGTTACCAATCACATGGCCAGAAATTGTCCTGAACTGAAAAGACCGAAATACTGTTCAATCTGCAAAACCGAAGGTCACAGTAGAACCGAATGTATGACACCAAAACCGAATACCGAACCGCCGAAACCGAATATCGAGAAATCCGTCAATATCGCCGCCGCCGCATCCGTTACTCCGTCGCCTAGCGTTGAGAATAAGTATATCAAAACTTCGTTCATCAACGATACCAAAATTCCTGAGTCAATGATCGATCCCGGAAGCCATATTTGCATCGTTCGAGCCAGCGTCGCAATACGAGCAAGTTCAACAATCGAAAAATGCCGAGACCGTATTTATGGTGTTGGTCAATTGGAAACCGGCACCGAAGTTCTAGGAAAAATCAAAGCTGCCGTCACCGTCGATAAGGTAACCGTTAAAAATGTCGAGATCCTGATCGTACCTGATGCTGTCATTCCAGCTCCATTCCTCATCGGCCAAAATTGGACTGAATCTCCATCTGTTACATACTTGAAAGTTTGA